The following coding sequences are from one Rhipicephalus microplus isolate Deutch F79 chromosome 3, USDA_Rmic, whole genome shotgun sequence window:
- the LOC119173823 gene encoding glutathione S-transferase Mu 2: MAPTPVVGYTTARGLAQSIRNLLVYKGVHFEDKRYEFGPAPTYEKLGWAADSASLGFTFPNLPYYIDGDVRLTQSLAILRYLGKKHGLDARSDQEAAELWLMEQQANDLLWALVVTAMNPNATEARKSQEKRLADSLPRWQELLKKRRWALGNTLTYVDFLLYEALDWNRQFAPDAFANRPELLDYLRRFEQLPNLKEYFASDKYVKWPIMAPYMFWGHK, encoded by the exons ATGGCACCTACTCCGGTCGTTGGCTACACCACTGCCAGAGGCCTGGCCCAGAGCATCCGCAACCTGCTGGTGTACAAGGGCGTGCACTTCGAGGACAAGCGCTACGAGTTCGGACCGGCGCCGACGTACGAGAAACTCGGTTGGGCCGCCGACAGTGCCTCGCTGGGTTTCACGTTCCCCAACCTGCCGTACTACATCGATGGCGACGTACGGCTCACGCAGTCCCTAGCCATTCTACGGTACCTGGGCAAGAAGCACGGTCTCGACGCCAG GAGTGACCAGGAGGCTGCGGAACTGTGGCTCATGGAGCAGCAGGCCAACGACCTGCTCTGGGCTCTCGTCGTGACCGCCATGAACCCGAACGCGACCGAGGCCCGCAAGAGCCAGGAGAAGAGGCTGGCCGACTCGCTGCCCCGCTGGCAGGAGCTGCTGAAGAAGCGCCGCTGGGCCCTCGGCAACACGCTCACCTACGTGGACTTCCTGCTCTACGAGGCGCTCGACTGGAACCGCCAGTTCGCGCCGGACGCGTTCGCCAACCGACCCGAGCTGCTGGACTACCTGCGCCGCTTCGAGCAGCTGCCAAACCTGAAGGAGTACTTCGCCTCCGACAAATACGTCAAGTGGCCGATCATGGCGCCTTACATGTTTTGGGGACACAAATAA